In Streptococcus respiraculi, one DNA window encodes the following:
- the argS gene encoding arginine--tRNA ligase, with the protein MNQKMLVAEKLATAIPSLDLEVIYALLEKPKSSEMGDIAFPAFSLAKVERKAPQAIAADIVEKLDTDGFEKIVATGPYVNFFLDKAAISHATLTQVIEEKEKYGQQKRGEGKNITIDMSSPNIAKPFSVGHLRSTVIGDALANIYEKMGYKALRINHLGDWGKQFGLLIVAYKLWGDKAAVEANPISELLKLYVRINAEADENPELDEEGRRWFKKLEDGDAEALELWQWFRDESLVEFNRIYDKLNITFDYIQGEAFYNDKMDKGIEILKEKNLLQESKGAMIVDLENYNLPPALIMKSDGATLYITRDIATALYRKEQYNFVKNIYVVGQEQANHFKQLKAVLKEMGLDWSDDMLHIAFGLVTRDKKKLSTRKGNIILLEPTLDEAVSRALSQIEAKNPDLEDKEAIAEAVGVGAVKFFDLKTDRENGYDFDLEAMVSFEGETGPYVQYAYARIQSILRKGNFTPATDNQYQLTDAESWEIIKHLQNFANVIEKAADKYDPSLIAKYAINLAQAFNKYYAHTRILDESPERDSRLALAYATGVVLKEALRLLGVEAPKKM; encoded by the coding sequence ATGAATCAAAAAATGCTTGTTGCTGAAAAACTCGCAACTGCCATTCCTAGTCTCGATTTAGAAGTGATTTACGCACTATTAGAAAAACCAAAATCATCTGAAATGGGAGATATTGCTTTCCCTGCTTTTTCATTAGCAAAAGTAGAGCGCAAGGCGCCTCAAGCCATTGCAGCTGACATCGTGGAAAAATTGGATACAGACGGATTTGAAAAAATTGTTGCAACTGGTCCTTACGTGAACTTTTTCCTAGATAAAGCAGCTATCTCACACGCTACCTTAACCCAAGTCATTGAAGAAAAAGAGAAATATGGACAACAAAAACGTGGGGAAGGGAAAAACATCACGATTGACATGTCTAGTCCAAACATCGCAAAACCCTTCTCAGTTGGTCACTTACGTTCTACGGTTATCGGAGATGCCCTTGCCAATATCTATGAAAAAATGGGCTACAAGGCGCTTCGTATCAACCATTTAGGCGACTGGGGCAAACAGTTTGGACTCTTAATCGTGGCCTACAAGCTATGGGGGGATAAGGCGGCTGTCGAAGCTAATCCAATTTCAGAATTACTCAAACTCTATGTCCGTATCAATGCTGAGGCTGATGAAAATCCTGAACTAGACGAAGAAGGACGCAGATGGTTTAAAAAATTGGAAGACGGAGATGCAGAAGCTCTTGAACTCTGGCAATGGTTCCGCGATGAGAGCTTGGTTGAGTTCAACCGTATTTACGACAAGCTAAACATTACCTTTGATTATATCCAAGGTGAAGCCTTCTACAACGATAAGATGGACAAGGGAATTGAGATTCTCAAAGAGAAAAACCTCCTACAAGAATCAAAAGGTGCCATGATTGTTGATTTGGAAAACTACAATCTCCCACCAGCCCTCATCATGAAATCAGATGGTGCAACCCTCTACATTACCCGTGATATTGCAACAGCCCTTTACCGCAAAGAACAGTATAACTTCGTTAAAAATATCTACGTCGTGGGGCAAGAACAAGCCAACCACTTCAAGCAATTAAAAGCTGTCCTTAAGGAAATGGGACTTGACTGGAGTGATGATATGCTTCACATCGCCTTTGGTTTGGTGACAAGAGACAAGAAAAAACTGTCTACTCGTAAGGGAAATATCATCCTCTTAGAACCAACTCTTGATGAAGCCGTTTCTCGTGCCCTCTCTCAAATCGAAGCAAAAAATCCTGATTTGGAAGACAAGGAAGCTATCGCAGAAGCTGTTGGTGTAGGAGCTGTAAAATTCTTCGATCTCAAAACAGACCGCGAAAACGGCTATGACTTTGACTTGGAAGCTATGGTATCCTTTGAAGGGGAAACTGGCCCTTACGTCCAATATGCCTACGCACGGATTCAATCGATTCTTCGCAAAGGCAACTTCACACCAGCAACGGACAACCAGTATCAATTGACTGATGCAGAAAGCTGGGAGATTATCAAACATCTCCAAAACTTCGCCAACGTCATCGAAAAAGCTGCTGACAAGTACGACCCATCCTTGATTGCCAAGTATGCGATTAACCTTGCCCAAGCCTTTAACAAATACTATGCCCATACCCGCATTCTTGATGAAAGTCCAGAACGCGACAGCCGCCTAGCTTTGGCTTACGCAACAGGTGTTGTCTTAAAAGAAGCTCTTCGTCTCCTTGGTGTTGAAGCTCCTAAGAAAATGTAA
- the malQ gene encoding 4-alpha-glucanotransferase, translating into MKERQSGVLLHVSSLPGKYGIGTFGQSAYDFVDFLVRTKQRYWQILPLGTTSYGDSPYQSFSAFAGNTHFIDFDRLIEEGWLDAHEVEGIDFGENPTEVDYAKIFYGRRPVLEKVVAHMKAQGLPADYQTFLEEQASWLDNFAEYMAIKEHFDLKAWTEWEDAAIRRREAAALASYREQLADQIDYHRITQYLFFRQWRALKNYANERGVEIVGDMPIYIAADSSDMWANPQFFKTDEEGRPSVVAGCPPDAFSEIGQLWGNPIYDWDAMKADGFSWWIARLRESFKLYDMVRIDHFIGFASFWEIPAGETTAVNGYRVEAPGFELFAAIKEALGDLNIIAEDLGSVTDKVIELRETTGFPGMKVLQFAFDPYGDSIEIPHNHRRNVVAYTGTHDNSTVRGWYENEVSDEAKAYLDAYSNRHSDESINHAMLRMLFGSVAFMAVATMQDLLELDGSARMNLPNTLGGNWTWRMTKEQLTAEVEANLLDLTTTYRRQNVKQ; encoded by the coding sequence ATGAAAGAACGGCAAAGTGGAGTCTTGCTGCATGTTTCCTCATTACCAGGAAAATACGGGATCGGAACTTTTGGACAGTCAGCCTATGACTTTGTAGATTTTTTGGTCAGAACCAAGCAGCGTTACTGGCAGATTTTACCATTAGGAACAACGAGTTATGGGGATTCTCCTTATCAGTCATTTTCAGCCTTTGCGGGGAACACCCATTTCATCGATTTCGATCGATTGATAGAAGAAGGATGGTTAGACGCCCATGAAGTAGAAGGGATTGACTTTGGCGAAAATCCGACAGAAGTTGATTATGCCAAGATTTTCTATGGTCGCCGTCCAGTTCTAGAAAAGGTTGTTGCACACATGAAAGCGCAAGGTCTACCAGCAGACTATCAGACTTTCTTGGAAGAGCAGGCTTCTTGGTTGGATAATTTTGCAGAATACATGGCTATTAAGGAACATTTTGACCTCAAAGCATGGACTGAGTGGGAAGATGCTGCCATTCGCAGACGAGAAGCGGCCGCCTTAGCCTCTTACCGTGAACAATTGGCTGACCAAATCGATTATCACCGTATTACTCAGTATCTGTTCTTTCGTCAATGGCGGGCCTTGAAAAACTATGCCAATGAGCGCGGTGTTGAGATTGTGGGAGATATGCCGATTTATATTGCGGCAGACTCATCTGATATGTGGGCCAATCCTCAATTCTTCAAAACAGATGAAGAAGGACGTCCGAGTGTGGTAGCAGGTTGCCCACCAGATGCTTTTTCAGAAATTGGTCAGTTGTGGGGCAATCCGATTTATGACTGGGACGCGATGAAGGCAGACGGTTTTTCTTGGTGGATTGCACGCTTGCGTGAGAGCTTTAAGTTGTACGATATGGTGCGTATTGACCACTTTATCGGTTTTGCGTCTTTCTGGGAAATCCCAGCGGGTGAAACAACAGCTGTCAATGGTTATCGCGTAGAGGCACCAGGTTTTGAATTATTTGCGGCCATTAAAGAAGCTTTGGGCGATTTGAATATTATTGCTGAGGATTTAGGTTCTGTGACAGATAAGGTTATTGAACTGCGTGAAACAACAGGCTTCCCTGGCATGAAGGTCTTGCAATTCGCCTTTGATCCTTATGGAGATAGCATCGAGATTCCTCATAACCACCGGCGAAATGTTGTGGCCTATACTGGTACGCATGATAATAGTACGGTTCGTGGTTGGTATGAGAATGAAGTCAGTGATGAAGCAAAGGCTTATCTGGATGCTTATAGCAACCGTCATTCGGATGAATCCATTAACCATGCCATGCTCCGTATGCTCTTTGGGTCTGTCGCCTTTATGGCAGTAGCAACCATGCAGGATTTGCTCGAATTAGACGGCTCTGCACGGATGAATTTGCCAAATACCCTAGGTGGAAACTGGACATGGCGGATGACAAAAGAGCAACTGACAGCAGAAGTAGAAGCAAATCTGCTAGATTTGACGACTACCTATCGCCGCCAGAATGTGAAACAATAG
- a CDS encoding extracellular solute-binding protein produces the protein MKHKLIKSMALLAATTSVLAACSSNKSASNDSAADGKSLTVYVDQGYKEYIDSAAKKFEEDNGVKVTVKTGDALRGLENLSLDNQSGSAPDVMMAPYDRVGSLGSEGQLSEVKLAETSMTDDTTKALVTNGGKVYGSPAVIETLVLYYNKDLIKEAPKTFAELEAMAKDAKYAFEGENGKTTAFLADWTNFYYTYGLLAGYGGYVFGDNGTNPKDIGLNNDGAIKAIEYAKTWYGQWPQGLQDTSAAANLIKTQFTEGKTAAIIDGPWQAASYKEAKVNYGVATIPTLPNGKDYQAFGGGKAWVIPVGSQNPDMAQKFVDYLTSTDQQKALYDMTNEVPANTEAREYAVGKKDELTSAVVAQFSSAQPLPNISEMSTVWEPAANMLFEAASGKKDAKTAANDAVKLIEDTISQKYGQ, from the coding sequence ATGAAACACAAATTAATCAAGAGCATGGCTCTTCTTGCTGCTACGACAAGCGTACTTGCTGCTTGTTCTTCAAATAAATCAGCTTCTAATGATTCAGCTGCTGATGGAAAATCATTGACCGTCTATGTGGATCAAGGTTACAAAGAATACATTGACTCTGCAGCGAAAAAATTTGAAGAAGACAACGGTGTTAAAGTCACTGTCAAAACAGGGGATGCTCTTAGAGGACTTGAAAACCTTTCTCTTGACAACCAATCAGGGTCAGCGCCTGATGTCATGATGGCACCATACGACCGTGTAGGTAGCCTTGGTTCAGAAGGTCAATTGTCAGAAGTCAAACTTGCTGAAACGAGCATGACAGACGATACAACTAAAGCACTTGTCACAAATGGTGGAAAAGTGTACGGTTCACCAGCTGTTATCGAAACACTCGTTCTTTACTACAACAAAGACCTTATCAAAGAAGCTCCAAAAACATTTGCTGAATTAGAAGCAATGGCAAAAGATGCCAAATATGCCTTTGAAGGTGAAAATGGTAAAACAACTGCTTTCCTCGCTGACTGGACGAACTTCTACTACACTTATGGACTTCTTGCTGGATACGGTGGTTATGTATTTGGTGACAATGGTACCAATCCAAAAGACATTGGCTTGAACAATGACGGCGCAATCAAAGCAATTGAATACGCAAAAACTTGGTACGGACAATGGCCTCAAGGTCTTCAAGATACTTCTGCAGCAGCAAATCTCATCAAGACACAATTTACAGAAGGTAAAACTGCAGCAATCATCGATGGACCATGGCAAGCAGCGTCTTATAAAGAAGCAAAAGTCAACTACGGTGTTGCAACCATTCCAACCCTTCCAAATGGCAAAGATTACCAAGCATTTGGTGGTGGTAAAGCATGGGTTATCCCAGTTGGATCACAAAATCCTGATATGGCACAAAAATTTGTTGATTACTTGACTTCAACTGATCAGCAAAAAGCACTTTACGATATGACAAATGAAGTTCCAGCAAATACTGAGGCTCGTGAATATGCTGTCGGTAAAAAAGACGAATTGACAAGTGCCGTTGTTGCCCAATTCTCTTCTGCACAACCACTTCCAAATATCTCTGAAATGAGTACAGTTTGGGAACCAGCTGCAAACATGCTCTTTGAAGCTGCAAGTGGTAAAAAAGACGCTAAAACAGCTGCAAATGATGCTGTGAAATTGATTGAAGATACTATCTCACAAAAATACGGCCAATAA
- a CDS encoding DUF1189 family protein, whose translation MLPYPFSYFSSIVTPQKMFANRHAMTLWQRLFTTVFLIALLVIPSSLQTVQLTTYPLENFIDGIYEPLTEQVVTDLAQHSQFSNGQLTYQGETHTQDVTFGKEVPQGAGFTYQFDTDKLIIRKGETTLVETSYQGFEASSFHAKQGLTTAISQAWYQQNRLPISLTITLISAFLLGANLLFIVLGATFFLYLTKKSTLFHLQSIKECYNLALNCLGLPTIIACFVGLFGQTVTTVMTVQNILFVLVLLWVFFTTKFRDHA comes from the coding sequence ATGTTACCTTACCCCTTTTCTTATTTTTCAAGCATTGTAACACCACAAAAAATGTTTGCCAATCGGCATGCCATGACCCTCTGGCAACGTCTGTTTACAACTGTCTTTCTGATTGCTCTCTTGGTCATTCCCTCGTCTTTACAAACCGTTCAATTGACCACCTACCCACTTGAAAACTTCATTGACGGCATCTATGAACCCTTGACTGAACAGGTCGTGACAGATTTAGCCCAGCATAGCCAGTTTTCTAATGGACAGTTGACCTATCAAGGAGAAACCCATACTCAGGACGTCACTTTTGGAAAAGAAGTACCACAAGGAGCTGGTTTTACCTACCAATTCGATACTGACAAGCTGATTATCCGTAAGGGGGAGACGACCTTGGTGGAAACCTCTTATCAAGGCTTTGAGGCCAGTAGTTTCCATGCGAAACAAGGCTTAACCACTGCGATTTCCCAGGCTTGGTACCAGCAAAATCGACTTCCGATTAGCCTTACGATTACCCTTATTTCCGCCTTTCTCTTGGGCGCAAATCTGCTCTTTATTGTTCTTGGAGCAACCTTCTTTCTTTACCTAACAAAAAAATCGACACTCTTTCACCTACAATCCATTAAAGAGTGCTATAATTTGGCCCTCAATTGTCTCGGTTTGCCAACGATTATCGCCTGTTTCGTCGGCCTGTTTGGTCAAACAGTAACAACTGTCATGACGGTACAAAATATCCTGTTTGTGCTTGTCTTACTCTGGGTCTTTTTCACCACAAAATTTCGAGATCATGCTTAG
- a CDS encoding sugar ABC transporter permease → MKLSVKFKRRLSQTLTYLYLIVLSVVIIYPLLITITSAFKSGNVVAFKLDGNITFTLENFSKLFSETLYGTWYLNTLVIALLTMVVQTSIVVLAGYAYSRYNFLARKQSLVFFLIIQMVPTMAALTAFFVMALMLNALNQSWFLIFLYVGGGIPMNAWLMKGYFDTVPISLDESAKLDGAGHFRRFWQIVLPLVRPMIAVQALWAFMGPFGDYILSKFLLREKEYYTVAVGLQTFVNDAKNLKIAYFAAGAILIALPICTLFFFLQKNFVSGLTSGGDKG, encoded by the coding sequence ATGAAACTTTCTGTAAAATTTAAACGTCGTCTCAGTCAGACCTTGACCTATCTCTACTTGATTGTCTTGTCTGTCGTTATCATCTATCCACTCTTGATTACCATTACCTCTGCCTTTAAATCAGGAAACGTGGTGGCCTTCAAGTTGGACGGCAATATCACCTTTACCCTCGAGAATTTTAGCAAACTTTTCAGCGAAACCCTATACGGCACTTGGTACCTTAATACCTTGGTGATCGCCCTCTTGACAATGGTTGTCCAAACCAGTATAGTGGTACTAGCAGGATACGCTTACAGTCGTTATAACTTCCTCGCTCGTAAACAAAGTTTGGTCTTCTTCTTGATTATCCAAATGGTACCGACTATGGCTGCCCTTACAGCCTTCTTCGTTATGGCCTTAATGCTCAACGCCCTCAACCAAAGCTGGTTCCTCATCTTCCTTTATGTCGGTGGCGGAATCCCGATGAACGCTTGGTTGATGAAAGGTTACTTTGATACGGTACCAATTTCTCTTGATGAATCGGCAAAACTAGACGGTGCTGGACACTTCAGACGTTTCTGGCAAATCGTTCTTCCCCTCGTTCGTCCAATGATTGCGGTACAGGCACTCTGGGCATTCATGGGACCGTTTGGCGATTACATCTTATCTAAGTTCTTGCTTCGTGAAAAAGAATACTACACCGTTGCCGTTGGTCTTCAGACCTTTGTCAACGATGCGAAAAACTTGAAAATCGCATACTTCGCAGCTGGTGCAATTCTCATTGCTCTGCCAATTTGTACCCTATTCTTCTTCCTCCAAAAGAACTTTGTATCAGGTTTAACGAGTGGTGGTGACAAGGGATAA
- the argR gene encoding arginine repressor, translated as MNKAERQQLIQTMIRQEKIRTQAEIKQGLERHGVSVTQTTLSRDLRELGLVKMHENGSSYYSLPANEEEMAFSQLLAQYAYKVERASFILVLHSELGEAALMANIIDIEKPATILGTLAGADTLLVICRDEEAAKQVEAEINSYLD; from the coding sequence GTGAATAAAGCAGAACGACAACAGTTAATTCAAACCATGATTCGTCAAGAAAAGATTCGGACCCAGGCAGAAATCAAGCAGGGGCTTGAACGGCATGGAGTTTCCGTGACTCAGACCACCTTGTCGCGGGACTTGCGGGAATTGGGGCTTGTAAAAATGCACGAAAATGGCAGTTCCTACTATAGCTTGCCAGCAAATGAAGAAGAAATGGCTTTTAGCCAGTTATTGGCCCAATATGCTTATAAGGTAGAGCGAGCAAGTTTCATTTTAGTGCTTCATTCCGAATTGGGAGAAGCAGCTTTAATGGCCAATATCATTGATATTGAAAAACCCGCAACCATTTTGGGAACCTTAGCAGGGGCTGACACCTTATTGGTTATCTGTCGTGATGAAGAGGCGGCTAAGCAGGTTGAAGCGGAAATCAATTCTTATTTAGACTGA
- a CDS encoding LytTR family DNA-binding domain-containing protein, with protein MKVRIEIDPNIAEDRVMIEVRALTPVISDWVAYTKRLDTVPTNLTVKKGEDIYFLDWDDIYTLYLENRILQAKTKDDCYKSSLRLYQVKEMLPQYFLQISQSEIINLHQLDHLQVTTNGLVKLVFKNREVTYSSRRYLKHIKEALHL; from the coding sequence ATGAAAGTAAGAATTGAGATTGACCCGAATATTGCAGAAGACAGGGTCATGATTGAAGTGCGTGCCCTGACCCCAGTTATTTCGGATTGGGTTGCGTATACCAAACGGTTGGACACCGTTCCAACTAATTTAACGGTCAAAAAGGGAGAGGATATCTATTTTCTTGATTGGGATGATATTTACACCCTCTATTTGGAAAATCGTATCTTGCAGGCCAAAACGAAAGATGACTGTTACAAATCTTCTTTGCGACTCTATCAGGTCAAGGAGATGTTACCGCAGTATTTTTTGCAGATTTCGCAATCGGAAATCATCAATTTACATCAACTGGACCATTTACAAGTGACCACAAACGGTCTTGTCAAACTTGTTTTTAAAAATAGAGAAGTGACCTACTCGTCCCGTCGCTATCTCAAACATATCAAGGAGGCATTACACCTATGA
- a CDS encoding carbohydrate ABC transporter permease — MTQQNPSKALLLSLIPGLGQLYNKQKAKGFIFLGVTIAFLLYLITIASGEIANLVTLGSQRGRDNSLFMLIRGSFHLIIIVVYLFFYVLNLKDAKDTAKRWNSGIPVTTTLKGMIQNIYENGFPYLLIIPSYVAMTFAIIFPVVVTLLIAFTNYDFQHLPPGALLDWVGLANFSNIWSLSTFRSAFGSVLSWTIIWALCASTAQIVIGILTAIVANQPFIKGKRIFGVIFLLPWAVPAFVTILTFSNMFNDSVGAINTQVLPFLSKFLPFIDNFLIPWKTDPFWTKVALIMMQAWLGFPYIYVLTLGILQSIPNDLYEAAYIDGASPWQKFRSITFPMILAVAAPTLISQYTFNFNNFSIIYLFNNGGPGSVGGGAGSTDILISWIYKLTTGTSPQYSMAAAVTLIISMIVISISMIAFKKLNAFDMEDV, encoded by the coding sequence ATGACCCAACAAAACCCTAGTAAAGCCCTACTTTTGTCTTTGATTCCTGGTCTAGGACAACTGTATAATAAACAAAAAGCAAAAGGATTTATTTTCCTCGGAGTAACCATTGCTTTTCTCCTTTACTTAATCACCATTGCTTCTGGAGAGATTGCAAATCTTGTCACACTCGGCAGCCAACGTGGACGTGACAATTCCCTTTTTATGCTGATTCGTGGTTCTTTCCACCTTATCATCATTGTAGTCTATCTCTTCTTTTATGTGTTGAATTTGAAAGACGCAAAAGATACAGCAAAACGTTGGAATAGTGGCATTCCTGTCACTACAACCCTCAAGGGAATGATTCAAAATATCTATGAGAATGGTTTTCCGTATCTCTTGATTATCCCGTCCTACGTAGCCATGACCTTTGCTATTATCTTCCCTGTTGTCGTAACGCTTTTAATTGCCTTTACCAACTACGACTTCCAACATTTACCACCAGGTGCCTTATTGGACTGGGTCGGTCTTGCTAACTTCTCGAATATCTGGTCATTGAGTACCTTCCGCAGTGCCTTTGGATCTGTCTTATCATGGACCATTATTTGGGCTCTGTGCGCTTCAACTGCTCAGATTGTCATTGGTATTTTAACTGCTATTGTCGCTAATCAGCCATTTATCAAAGGAAAACGCATCTTCGGTGTCATCTTCCTGCTTCCATGGGCTGTTCCTGCCTTTGTGACGATTTTGACTTTTAGCAATATGTTCAACGATAGTGTCGGTGCAATCAATACGCAGGTACTCCCATTTTTGAGTAAGTTCTTGCCATTTATTGACAACTTCCTCATTCCATGGAAAACAGACCCATTCTGGACAAAAGTTGCTTTAATCATGATGCAGGCTTGGCTTGGTTTCCCTTACATCTACGTATTGACCCTTGGTATCTTGCAGTCTATTCCAAATGATTTGTACGAAGCAGCTTACATTGACGGGGCTAGTCCTTGGCAAAAATTCCGTAGCATCACCTTCCCGATGATTCTTGCGGTTGCTGCACCAACCTTGATTAGTCAATATACCTTCAACTTCAACAACTTCTCCATTATCTACCTCTTTAACAACGGTGGACCTGGTAGTGTCGGTGGAGGAGCTGGTTCAACGGATATCCTGATTTCATGGATTTATAAATTGACAACAGGAACTTCTCCTCAATACTCAATGGCGGCAGCCGTGACCTTGATTATTTCAATGATTGTCATCAGTATCTCCATGATTGCCTTCAAGAAATTAAATGCGTTTGACATGGAGGATGTGTAA
- the mutS gene encoding DNA mismatch repair protein MutS: MTKEKISPGMQQYLDIKANYPDAFLLFRMGDFYELFYDDAVEAAQILELALTSRNRNAENPIPMAGVPYHAAQQYIDTLVDLGHKVAVAEQMEDPKTAVGVVKREVVQVITPGTVVDSSKIGSESNFLVAIERMGVIYALSYMDVATGQFFVTSLDDFMSLCGEIRNLRARELVIGYQVSEEEEQVLTSQMNLLLSYEDTVADDVQLIDSSLIEVEKNAAGKLLSYVLRTQLRDLVHLQKVQHYEIKDYLQMDYATKSSLDLLENARTGKKHGSLYWLLDETRTAMGLRLLRSWIDRPLIDRTKIESRQRVVQVFLDYFFERSDLIESLKGVYDIERLASRVSFGKTLPKDLLQLAQTLENVPAMKAILEQMNESALAPLIAGLDPIPELHALISEAIDPDAQGAITDGDIIKTGFDATLDQYRLIMREGTGWIAEIEAKERANSGINNLKIDYNKKDGYYFHVTNSNLNNVPDHFFRKATLKNSERYGTEELAKIEGQMLEARDKSAHLEYEIFMRIRQEVEKYISRLQRLARIIATIDVLQSFAVVAEAQRYVCPQFTDSSRQVLIEQGRHAVVEKVMGKQTYIPNSIVLDEATNMQLITGPNMSGKSTYMRQLGMIVIMAQMGSYVPAEQATLPIFDAIFTRIGAADDLVSGQSTFMVEMMEANKAVRLASQDSLILFDELGRGTATYDGMALAQSIIEYIHDRIGAKTLFATHYHELTDLSETLAHLENVHVSTLEHNGQVTFLHKIASGPADKSYGIHVAKIAGMPDELLQRADTILQSLENQNQLPQRVEEAPLQPPVGQMDLFSAPHPALEQLEKLDIYAMTPLDAMNALAELKKLL, from the coding sequence ATGACAAAAGAAAAAATTTCACCCGGCATGCAACAGTATCTGGATATTAAAGCCAATTATCCAGATGCTTTTTTGCTATTTCGTATGGGTGACTTCTATGAATTATTTTATGACGATGCGGTAGAGGCAGCGCAGATTTTGGAATTAGCGCTTACCAGTCGCAATCGCAATGCGGAAAATCCAATTCCAATGGCAGGGGTACCGTATCATGCGGCTCAGCAGTACATTGATACCTTGGTCGATTTGGGACACAAGGTCGCAGTGGCAGAGCAAATGGAAGATCCTAAGACAGCCGTGGGTGTTGTCAAGCGGGAAGTGGTGCAGGTCATCACTCCCGGCACAGTTGTGGATTCGTCAAAGATTGGATCTGAGAGTAATTTTTTAGTTGCGATTGAGCGGATGGGAGTGATCTATGCTTTATCTTATATGGATGTGGCAACAGGTCAGTTCTTTGTGACCAGTCTGGATGATTTTATGAGCCTATGCGGGGAAATCCGTAATTTGCGGGCCCGTGAATTGGTCATTGGTTATCAGGTGTCAGAAGAGGAAGAGCAGGTGTTGACCAGTCAGATGAATCTTCTCCTATCTTATGAGGATACGGTAGCAGATGACGTGCAATTGATTGACTCCTCCTTAATTGAGGTCGAAAAAAATGCCGCAGGAAAACTACTCAGCTATGTCTTGCGGACGCAGTTGCGTGACTTGGTGCATTTGCAAAAGGTACAACATTATGAGATTAAGGACTACCTGCAAATGGACTATGCGACCAAGTCCAGCCTTGATTTACTGGAAAATGCCCGAACAGGCAAGAAGCATGGCAGTCTTTACTGGCTTCTTGACGAGACTAGGACAGCTATGGGCTTACGCTTGTTGCGTTCATGGATTGACCGTCCCTTGATTGACCGGACAAAAATTGAATCGCGTCAACGTGTGGTACAGGTCTTCCTTGATTACTTCTTTGAGCGTAGCGACTTGATTGAGAGCTTAAAAGGCGTCTATGATATCGAGCGCTTGGCTAGTCGTGTTTCCTTTGGGAAAACACTACCTAAGGACTTGCTCCAACTGGCTCAGACGCTGGAAAATGTTCCTGCGATGAAGGCGATTTTAGAGCAGATGAATGAGTCTGCCCTTGCGCCCTTGATTGCAGGCTTGGATCCTATTCCTGAACTCCATGCTCTGATTAGTGAGGCAATTGATCCAGATGCCCAAGGTGCGATTACAGACGGAGATATTATCAAAACAGGTTTTGATGCGACCTTGGACCAATACCGTCTGATCATGCGAGAAGGAACAGGCTGGATTGCTGAAATTGAAGCCAAGGAGCGAGCTAACTCTGGCATCAACAATCTGAAAATTGATTACAATAAAAAAGATGGTTACTATTTCCACGTGACCAATTCCAATCTTAATAACGTTCCCGACCATTTTTTCCGTAAGGCAACCCTGAAAAATTCAGAGCGCTATGGCACGGAGGAGTTAGCAAAAATTGAAGGACAAATGCTCGAAGCGCGTGATAAATCGGCTCATCTGGAGTATGAAATCTTCATGCGTATCCGTCAAGAAGTCGAAAAATACATCAGTCGCCTGCAACGCTTGGCACGAATCATTGCGACGATTGATGTGCTACAATCCTTTGCCGTTGTCGCAGAAGCTCAGCGCTACGTGTGTCCGCAGTTTACCGATAGTAGTCGGCAAGTGCTGATTGAACAAGGACGCCATGCGGTTGTGGAAAAGGTCATGGGCAAGCAAACCTATATTCCAAACTCCATTGTCCTTGATGAAGCAACCAATATGCAGCTGATTACAGGACCAAATATGAGTGGTAAGTCTACTTATATGCGTCAGCTAGGCATGATTGTTATCATGGCGCAGATGGGCTCGTATGTGCCAGCAGAACAAGCGACTTTGCCGATTTTTGATGCTATTTTCACACGGATTGGAGCAGCAGATGATTTGGTCAGTGGGCAGTCCACCTTTATGGTAGAGATGATGGAAGCCAACAAGGCAGTTCGTTTGGCTAGTCAAGATTCACTGATTCTCTTTGATGAATTGGGACGGGGAACTGCCACCTATGATGGAATGGCACTGGCTCAGTCGATTATCGAGTATATCCATGACCGCATTGGGGCAAAGACTCTTTTTGCGACCCACTATCATGAATTGACCGATTTAAGTGAAACCTTGGCACATTTAGAAAATGTCCATGTATCCACCTTAGAACACAATGGTCAAGTAACCTTCTTGCACAAGATTGCTTCAGGCCCTGCTGATAAGTCTTACGGAATTCATGTGGCTAAAATTGCGGGTATGCCAGACGAACTCCTGCAGCGGGCAGACACTATTTTACAATCCCTAGAAAATCAAAATCAGTTGCCGCAGAGAGTAGAAGAGGCCCCTCTCCAGCCTCCTGTTGGTCAAATGGACCTCTTTTCCGCCCCACATCCAGCACTAGAACAATTAGAGAAGTTAGATATTTATGCCATGACCCCACTTGACGCCATGAATGCCCTAGCGGAGTTGAAGAAATTATTGTAA